The following proteins are encoded in a genomic region of bacterium:
- a CDS encoding ABC transporter permease produces the protein MDKVMTVFIREYLERVRRKSFVIGLILVPLFMSAVIVLPLWLSRVEEEKSSRGLVLDASGLIKSALETALAADTLATGEPRYRFLDAELGDAPFLSGAAQDSALNALLDAEAIDWVLRIPADVLEHGRCEYHGRVVSNFTQLEALQAKLTELLRGERLRRLALDPALLSELSLRADLRTIQHKGEVTSEAGFESLYFGTLTLVMILYMTILVFGSMIQRSILEDKNQHITEVVLSSMSATQFFTGKILGIGAVGLTQYLAWLVLGAGAAAFGLLSSANLQALPVLQPSTLAAFVTFYVLGFLLYAGLFAAVGAMSTTDQEAQQLMQPLVMLLVLPLVIMIYIFQNPDSAVSVVLSLIPVFTPLVMFMRINISAPPLWQIALGYGFLIVSVVLVFIISARIFRVGILMTGKKLSLVEAWRWVRQP, from the coding sequence ATGGACAAGGTGATGACCGTCTTCATCCGCGAGTACCTGGAGCGCGTGCGGCGGAAATCCTTCGTCATCGGGTTGATCCTGGTGCCGCTCTTCATGAGCGCGGTGATCGTGCTGCCGCTCTGGCTGAGCCGGGTCGAGGAGGAGAAGTCGAGCCGCGGGCTGGTCCTCGACGCCTCCGGGCTCATCAAGAGCGCTCTCGAGACGGCGCTCGCCGCGGACACCCTGGCCACGGGCGAGCCTCGCTACCGCTTCCTCGACGCCGAACTGGGCGACGCGCCCTTCCTGAGCGGCGCCGCGCAGGACTCGGCGCTCAATGCCCTGCTCGACGCCGAGGCCATCGACTGGGTGCTGCGGATTCCCGCCGACGTGCTCGAGCACGGCCGCTGCGAGTACCACGGCCGGGTGGTCAGCAACTTCACCCAGCTCGAGGCGCTGCAGGCCAAGCTGACCGAGCTGCTCCGCGGCGAGCGCCTGCGGCGACTGGCGCTCGATCCGGCGCTGCTCTCGGAGCTGTCCCTGCGCGCCGATCTGCGCACGATCCAGCACAAGGGCGAGGTGACCAGCGAGGCGGGCTTCGAGTCGCTCTACTTCGGCACGCTGACCTTGGTGATGATCCTCTACATGACGATCCTGGTCTTCGGTTCGATGATCCAGCGCAGCATCCTCGAGGACAAGAACCAGCACATCACCGAGGTCGTGCTCTCGAGCATGAGCGCGACGCAGTTCTTCACCGGCAAGATCCTCGGCATCGGCGCCGTCGGCCTCACGCAGTACCTGGCCTGGCTGGTGCTCGGCGCCGGGGCGGCGGCCTTCGGGCTGCTCAGCAGCGCGAACCTGCAGGCCCTGCCGGTGCTGCAGCCGAGCACGCTGGCCGCCTTCGTCACCTTCTACGTGCTGGGCTTCCTGCTCTACGCGGGGCTCTTCGCCGCTGTCGGCGCGATGAGCACGACCGACCAAGAGGCGCAGCAGCTGATGCAGCCTCTGGTCATGCTCCTCGTGCTGCCGCTCGTGATCATGATCTACATCTTCCAGAACCCGGACTCGGCGGTCTCGGTGGTGCTGAGCCTGATCCCCGTTTTCACGCCGCTGGTGATGTTCATGCGGATCAACATCAGTGCGCCGCCGCTCTGGCAGATCGCGCTCGGTTACGGGTTCCTCATCGTGTCCGTGGTGCTGGTCTTCATCATCTCGGCGCGCATCTTCCGCGTCGGCATCCTGATGACGGGCAAGAAGCTCAGCCTCGTCGAAGCCTGGCGCTGGGTGAGGCAGCCTTGA